In a single window of the Melanotaenia boesemani isolate fMelBoe1 chromosome 22, fMelBoe1.pri, whole genome shotgun sequence genome:
- the nme6 gene encoding nucleoside diphosphate kinase 6, translated as MLLTTCRLTRALQLTLAVIKPDAVAHPLMLEALHQKILDNNFVIVRWKDLLWRRQDSEKFYAEHAERFFYQRLVEFMSSGPMRAYILAREDAIRHWRELMGPTKVFRARYTSPASIRAQFGLTDTRNTTHGSDSPESAQREISFFFPDFHVEEWMEKEEPLFRSGRIHYDHQNQTHMLSAPS; from the exons ATGTTACTGACGACTTGTCGCCTGACCAGAGCGCTGCAGCTCACCCTGGCGGTCATCAAGCCAGATGCTGTGGCTCATCCCTTGATGCTAGAG GCTCTTCACCAGAAAATTTTGGACAACAACTTTGTAATTGTCAGATGGAAAGATCTGCTGTGGAGAAGACAGGACTCTGAGAAGTTTTATGCTGAACATGCAG AACGATTCTTCTATCAGAGACTTGTTGAATTCATGTCAAG TGGTCCAATGCGAGCATACATTTTAGCCAGAGAGGATGCGATACGACACTGGAGGGAACTGATGGGGCCAACCAAAGTGTTCAGAGCCAGATACACTTCTCCTGCATCCATCAGGGCCCAGTTTGGCCTCACAGACACAAGGAACACAACTCATGGTTCag ATTCTCCAGAGTCGGCTCAGAGAGAAATCAGTTTCTTCTTCCCAGATTTCCATGTGGAGGAGTGGATGGAGAAAGAGGAGCCGTTGTTCAGATCAGGACGGATTCACTATGACCACCAAAACCAGACCCACATGCTCTCGGCACCGAGCTGa
- the baalcb gene encoding brain and acute leukemia cytoplasmic protein isoform X2, which produces MRALKPCKLSYLSLEVKTPCRVMGCGGSRTDALEPRYLESWTKETESTWLTSTEADIPLSSIQSIPSENSEAGFASEKTISPVPDFFEDGLPPPAQAYLKVCSAVSEASLNDVKPSSPPSIMASPQQDVVLPSSGTTVQRRSVLHTEEITKWQDNRMSTKQVTITVTQSIHQVDKNGKVKKSLTTYEVMKPVETLKQETESD; this is translated from the exons ATGAGGGCTCTCAAGCCCTGTAAGCTAAGCT ACTTGAGCTTAGAGGTGAAGACGCCTTGCAGAGTAATGGGCTGCGGGGGGAGCAGGACTGACGCTCTGGAGCCTCGCTACTTGGAGAGCTGGACCAAAGAGACAGAGTCAACATGGCTGACGAGCACAGAGGCTGATATCCCTCTGTCATCCATCCAAAGCATCCCTTCTGAGAACTCTGAGGCCGGCTTTGCCTCAGAGAAAACTATCAGCCCTG TTCCAGATTTCTTTGAAGATGGCCTCCCTCCTCCAGCTCAGGCCTACCTGAAGGTCTGCTCAGCTGTGTCTGAAGCCAGCCTGAACGACGTGAAGCCCAGCAGCCCACCGTCAATCATGGCCTCTCCACAGCAGGATGTGGTGCTGCCTTCATCTGGAACCACAGTGCAGCGAAGGAGTGTTCTACACACTGAAGAGATT ACCAAATGGCAGGACAATCGGATGTCAACCAAGCAGGTGACCATTACTGTTACACAGAGTATCCACCAGGTGGACAAGAACGGGAAAGTGAAGAAGTCCCTCACCACCTACGAGGTCATGAAACCTGTGGAGACTCTCAAACAG GAAACAGAAAGTGATTGA
- the baalcb gene encoding brain and acute leukemia cytoplasmic protein isoform X1, whose protein sequence is MRALKPCKLSYLSLEVKTPCRVMGCGGSRTDALEPRYLESWTKETESTWLTSTEADIPLSSIQSIPSENSEAGFASEKTISPVPDFFEDGLPPPAQAYLKVCSAVSEASLNDVKPSSPPSIMASPQQDVVLPSSGTTVQRRSVLHTEEITKWQDNRMSTKQVTITVTQSIHQVDKNGKVKKSLTTYEVMKPVETLKQVATQNT, encoded by the exons ATGAGGGCTCTCAAGCCCTGTAAGCTAAGCT ACTTGAGCTTAGAGGTGAAGACGCCTTGCAGAGTAATGGGCTGCGGGGGGAGCAGGACTGACGCTCTGGAGCCTCGCTACTTGGAGAGCTGGACCAAAGAGACAGAGTCAACATGGCTGACGAGCACAGAGGCTGATATCCCTCTGTCATCCATCCAAAGCATCCCTTCTGAGAACTCTGAGGCCGGCTTTGCCTCAGAGAAAACTATCAGCCCTG TTCCAGATTTCTTTGAAGATGGCCTCCCTCCTCCAGCTCAGGCCTACCTGAAGGTCTGCTCAGCTGTGTCTGAAGCCAGCCTGAACGACGTGAAGCCCAGCAGCCCACCGTCAATCATGGCCTCTCCACAGCAGGATGTGGTGCTGCCTTCATCTGGAACCACAGTGCAGCGAAGGAGTGTTCTACACACTGAAGAGATT ACCAAATGGCAGGACAATCGGATGTCAACCAAGCAGGTGACCATTACTGTTACACAGAGTATCCACCAGGTGGACAAGAACGGGAAAGTGAAGAAGTCCCTCACCACCTACGAGGTCATGAAACCTGTGGAGACTCTCAAACAGGTGGCCACACAAAACACTTGA
- the baalcb gene encoding brain and acute leukemia cytoplasmic protein isoform X3, which translates to MGCGGSRTDALEPRYLESWTKETESTWLTSTEADIPLSSIQSIPSENSEAGFASEKTISPVPDFFEDGLPPPAQAYLKVCSAVSEASLNDVKPSSPPSIMASPQQDVVLPSSGTTVQRRSVLHTEEITKWQDNRMSTKQVTITVTQSIHQVDKNGKVKKSLTTYEVMKPVETLKQVATQNT; encoded by the exons ATGGGCTGCGGGGGGAGCAGGACTGACGCTCTGGAGCCTCGCTACTTGGAGAGCTGGACCAAAGAGACAGAGTCAACATGGCTGACGAGCACAGAGGCTGATATCCCTCTGTCATCCATCCAAAGCATCCCTTCTGAGAACTCTGAGGCCGGCTTTGCCTCAGAGAAAACTATCAGCCCTG TTCCAGATTTCTTTGAAGATGGCCTCCCTCCTCCAGCTCAGGCCTACCTGAAGGTCTGCTCAGCTGTGTCTGAAGCCAGCCTGAACGACGTGAAGCCCAGCAGCCCACCGTCAATCATGGCCTCTCCACAGCAGGATGTGGTGCTGCCTTCATCTGGAACCACAGTGCAGCGAAGGAGTGTTCTACACACTGAAGAGATT ACCAAATGGCAGGACAATCGGATGTCAACCAAGCAGGTGACCATTACTGTTACACAGAGTATCCACCAGGTGGACAAGAACGGGAAAGTGAAGAAGTCCCTCACCACCTACGAGGTCATGAAACCTGTGGAGACTCTCAAACAGGTGGCCACACAAAACACTTGA